A single window of Cheilinus undulatus linkage group 12, ASM1832078v1, whole genome shotgun sequence DNA harbors:
- the LOC121518494 gene encoding dapper homolog 3-like: MFASFSLPMKTERSRNKERLEANLAGLCELELLKQRQEARVLSALCLGDSPRPPWGALRSARCALDLTSDEQHNTLQSTPWGISATLEQQVAELNVNTQANSADSPADLEDHPASPGGLLVKKPDRSPESHDHPEGTGKMETGDTWQSDPTRDTTAFVEMRVVDPSQDDFQQVQKVESYIFGLIQRRALQTRPSKPRTSLVHDGRAVAVVRQHSFCCKEEQHMSKQVSVLDICPSSQRSEETSAQSYQYTEQEPNIGAGFSESPPPPYHQPLQQGLYHRLRQASMMNSSCSTLLDYPSFKVLQAQPDSSNSEPESPQQYHCSPSPPGLAVPLQQPLPHEQLVSAEYIPAQPCRASTRANAHHHSNPNKGSGVQKPNQSTCSPERGHYHQEHHPVEPQIQSSRSRGGPKKCRSNEDRSGASRKPGKKACRSQSENSLQRVPERKYNTVERDCGGSGSGGRGGRSSQSRSKKHQHGGGNYRRWQSNQELSQDEADQPPIQVPMQGSLASNQRDYCGRRTRKSRSTHAPSSYQYQQHSRHQQNLEYQFERDPMLLCQQPNKDYPHQGQGETESSMSEADSPDSSSLSSDSDESGGLVWPQQLPPHLSLPLPLVLPGASPQPKAFVKIKASHALKKKILRFRTGSLKVMTTV, translated from the exons ATGTTCGCGTCTTTCTCTCTGCCCATGAAGACGGAGCGCAGCCGGAACAAGGAGCGGCTGGAGGCCAACCTGGCCGGTCTCTGTGAGCTGGAGCTGCTCAAACAGAGGCAGGAGGCCCGGGTACTGAGCGCCCTCTGCCTCGGGGACTCTCCGCGGCCGCCTTGGGGAGCTTTACGGTCGGCCCGGTGCGCTCTGGACCTCACGTCGGATGAGCAACAC AACACTCTTCAGTCGACACCATGGGGCATCAGTGCAACCTTGGAGCAGCAAGTAGCAGAGCTCAACGTGAACACCCAAGCCAACTCTGCCGACTCTCCAGCTGATCTAGAGGACCACCCAGCCAGCCCAG GAGGACTCCTTGTAAAGAAGCCTGATAGATCTCCTGAGTCACATGACCACCCTGAGGGGACTGGAAAGATGGAGACAGGAGATACCTGGCAGTCAGACCCAACAAGAGACACCACTGCTTTTGTGGAGATGAGAGTTGTTGACCCAAGTCAGGACGATTTTCAACAAGTCCAAAAGGTAGAGAGCTACATTTTTGGATTGATCCAGCGGCGAGCTCTTCAAACACGGCCGTCAAAGCCTCGCACCAGCTTAGTGCACGATGGCCGAGCTGTCGCTGTGGTGAGACAGCACAGTTTCTGCTGCAAAGAAGAGCAGCATATGTCAAAACAGGTTTCTGTTCTTGATATCTGTCCTTCATCCCAGCGTTCAGAGGAAACCTCTGCACAGTCTTACCAGTACACTGAGCAGGAGCCAAACATAGGGGCGGGATTTTCTGAAAGTCCCCCCCCACCGTACCATCAGCCCCTCCAGCAAGGGCTCTACCACAGGCTTAGACAGGCCTCCATGATGAATTCTTCCTGCTCAACCCTGCTGGACTATCCATCTTTCAAAGTGCTGCAAGCACAGCCAGACTCCAGCAACAGCGAGCCTGAGTCGCCCCAACAGTACCACTGTAGCCCCTCCCCTCCAGGTCTGGCTGTCCCTCTCCAACAGCCTTTACCCCATGAACAGCTGGTCAGCGCTGAGTATATTCCAGCCCAGCCTTGTCGGGCATCCACCAGAGCCAACGCTCATCACCACTCCAACCCCAACAAGGGCTCTGGGGTACAGAAACCCAACCAGAGCACCTGCTCCCCAGAAAGAGGCCATTATCATCAAGAACATCATCCAGTAGAACCTCAGATCCAATCCTCAAGATCTCGAGGGGGTCCAAAGAAATGTCGCTCAAATGAAGATAGGAGTGGTGCGAGTAGAAAGCCAGGGAAGAAGGCATGTAGGTCTCAGTCTGAGAACAGCCTACAAAGGGTTCCCGAGCGGAAGTACAATACAGTAGAGAGGGACTGTGGAGGAAGTGGAAGTGGTGGACGGGGAGGTCGCAGTAGTCAGTCCAGGAGCAAGAAGCATCAGCATGGAGGAGGGAACTACAGGCGCTGGCAGTCCAACCAGGAGCTGAGCCAGGATGAGGCTGACCAGCCCCCCATACAGGTTCCTATGCAAGGATCCTTGGCGTCAAACCAAAGAGATTATTGTGGCCGACGCACACGGAAATCACGCTCTACTCACGCACCATCGTCCTACCAATATCAGCAACACTCACGCCATCAGCAGAATTTGGAGTACCAGTTTGAGAGGGACCCAATGCTCCTGTGTCAGCAGCCTAATAAAGACTACCCTCACCAAGGTCAGGGTGAGACTGAGTCCAGTATGAGCGAGGCTGATTCTCCAGATTCCAGCTCTTTGTCCAGTGACTCAGATGAAAGTGGGGGTCTGGTTTGGCCCCAGCAGCTACCACCACACCTGTCCCTCCCATTACCTTTGGTCTTACCTGGAGCCTCTCCTCAGCCAAAGGCTTTTGTCAAGATCAAGGCTTCCCACGCCCTGAAAAAGAAGATCTTACGCTTCCGCACTGGTTCACTGAAAGTAATGACCACGGTTTAA